The Dasypus novemcinctus isolate mDasNov1 chromosome 22, mDasNov1.1.hap2, whole genome shotgun sequence genomic sequence ATGCTCAAAAAGctccaagcaggataaacccAAGTAGactcatacaatggaatattataatcaaaatgttgaatgccaaagatagagaattctaaaagctgcaagagtgAAGCAgcatgtcatgtacaagggagcctcaaaaAGATTGTCTTCAGAAACCAccaaggcaagaaggcagtgggatgaggTTTTAAAGagctgaaagtaaaaaaaacaaacctgccAACTGATAATTTCATAACCAgccaaattttcttttaaaattgagggagagattaagacattcccagatgaaCAAAAGATATAGACCAGGCTTATAAGATATAAAAAGAGAGTTTTGCAAgctaagagaaaaacaaaataggcaaTAGATTGAACTGGCATGAAGACATAAAGATCTTCAGGAAGGGTAATAAAGGGGTAAATATAAAACCCAATACTATTGTGGTTTTCGTtcataactccactttttatttcctacaggatctaaaaggcaggTGCACTCAATGATAAATCTGTGGTTTGGACTcatatgtataaacatgtaattcaTGACAAAAGCTTCATAAAGATGAGGGTGGAGGGTAATACGCACATAATTTGTATACACTATTGAAGTAAATTTGGCATCTAATGAGACTATTACAGGTTTAGGATGTTCAATGTAAGCCCCAtggaaactacaaagaaaatatccaaGAAAATGCCAGTTCATAAGGGCAGAAGTTATAGTGCAGGTTACCAAGTTCAGGGGTGAGGGAATGAGGAATTAACTCTCAATGGGTGTAGGATTCCTGACTGGGGAGGTGGGAAGTTTTAGGAAAGGAAGGCAAGGAGAGCACAGTGAATGTGATTCATCTCACTGAATAGTATGATGGGGGCAAAGGTGGGCTAGATGGGAAAGTTTAGGTTGGTACATGTTTCCATtcacacaaaaaaagagcaactaaagataCTGTGACAATTAAAGGCAATGGCAGGtgaagaatactggtgtggaatgttactgacaggggacacgtGGTTGGCAGGTAGTTCTACAGAgctatatccagggtacataaaaaatgtttggatattttcatagtggatacaattaaaaacaacaactgagggaatgctgagttcctagccaggagagggctatcacagtccctaaaggaacagcaaaaatcccccaagtgcaatggcaaagaccgaaaaagaatgaaggtccaacaatgagtgcTTGatcctaatgactatgcttgtgagcctgtgcacctgaaataagaacaaggcctagagctgtagggtgcctaagatttccctcctgagagcctccatattgctcaaatgtggccagtctcaaagccaaactcagcatgtagatgcattgccttccccccagaatgggacatgactcccggggatgagcctccctggtgcagagggttactacaaagtaccagctgatgatgtaactagaaaatgaccttgaataaaaggatcaactcagaccagcagaatatctcaatctacctataataacaggagttaaaaatgctttttaacctgaatcaagggggaaatggaaaggacaaatgaatttatatggctatgagtctccaaaaagaggtgggaggttatcagagggtttgcctttatgcacacctcagcagagtgccagtgacagataaagtagatacaaccccaggtattggttcttctgagggctacagaaacccacaggttctatgatcatggcagatggagtttagtgccatgtcagttggccctactttgaagtttgtggttctgtgtgatggagctgtacttagatgtgatctttgtccacaagcctctcctgttacttttacaggaactatagttggtgctggggtttaatatatacccaggggacctgaatctctggactgaccatgtgatagccaggtcctgagcctcaacagacttgcaactcctatactctggtttattggacttacccaactcagctaacatggagttgaagaaggtcaaccaccaccccagggagccaagagtgcctacaactgaaagcaggagggttgcatccagcatccatgtggaatctaagctccctcttgttACATATGTGGAGTGGTTACAACCattcccaggtccacaggatggaggactagagtatggattagagtggacttactgataatctattcatgaactactgtgattagtaatcgaagaaaatgtggcattggtgtggagaaagtggccatggtggctgctgggggtagggaatgggaggaagagatgagatgtgggacttggaattttcctaggtgatgctgtagggacagttactggacattgtatgtcctccaatgacccactgggtggaatgtgggagagtgtgggctatggtgtggaccattgaccatgaggtgcagtggtgctctgagatgtattcaccaaatgcaatgaatgtctcatgatgatggaggagattgttgttatggggggaggagtggggtgagggggttgggcgatatatgggaacctcatttttttgaatgtaatattaaaaatataaataaagacaaaaaatacattaaaaataaaaaataaataaataagtaaataagggCAATAGATGGTGCTGGGTAAGACCTAACAAGGGAAGAGTACAGACTCAAAGGGGCATTGGTGGGACATGAATAATCGGAATAcaaactgtaagctttatatccattttacatttcttgaacttgaaaactgcatttaaggtgattacataagtgaatggCCTTGTTGTTAGGAAACGTGCATAGCAGTATTATGTAATCAAGGAGATGATGTATACAATGTATGCTCAAGTATTCAGCAAATAAATCAAACAATAAATATACATGCACAGACAGAAATTGtgagatggatgaatggatggatggatggatggattgagAGACAGAATGAAATGCCAAAGGTGGCAGaatgttaaaattagtggatctgggtatctagaGGTATAGAATATTTTGAAGCTCTCTGTGTGGGGTTTGAATGATTTCTGTTACTGTCCTGtgagtttattttttctatttttgtggtgATTGTTTTAGAGGTACTgggtttgaatccaggaccttgtacatgggaggcaggtgctcaaccactgagctacatccactgtccagttctatgagttttaaagtatttcaaaaaagtttaaaataaacttAATGATCACAAACCAACTTATAAAAACCATCAGAGCCCACATTTGTCCTGGGATCTAGGGTTAAATATTACCTCTGAGATACCAAAGTGACTAGCACAGATATATTTGAATCACCAACAGTGGCCATCAAGTCGGAGGCACATTAGCACCAAATAAAAGTAAACAATTTCCTGTGACCCACAACATACTCTTCAGGACTTTGGAGCTTGAATATCTTCACAGACACTGTTTCTGACTTTGTGTGTCAGAAATAACTATTAGGGTATcttatttaaatgcaaattatttccaaaatcaaTCATACTATCCATGGTAAGATTATTTTAAAGAGTCAATATATGTTATAACTCTAGTGTTAAAATTGCACTTTAAGAGCTAATATAATTATTTGTATTAACTAGAGAAAATTTTCTGGAAATACAttctcatttcttcattcttctttcataCTGAATAACTTTTTCATCTACTAAATGTGTTCTTTTGAAATAtcaatgttggaaactgaggcatggtggtctcacaaagggagacATGCTGTTTTCATGGCTACGCTTTTAACATAGGGATGCGACAATTAAGCCTTTCGAGTCAGCAGGACAGAgctgtccagggcagggagaaatgagtaaacacactttgtagtttgaaaggagtactaaatctttgtactttgagataagttatTTAATTTATGAGTCTTCTTAAtgggtagttacactgcttgttatctcgatagtttgagtatatataatgccacatgtagaaaataaagttgtctgaggagtgactactcgcagaccccctgatcccagctctctctttctttctttgtttcactctctccttttctctttctttcattcccaatacccttcaggtccaaatctccaacatatCAGGATAAATTCTGTTTCATCAACTGGAGTTTTTTATAGTAGTGTACTCTAGTGTGCCAAAGGGATTCACTCCTGTTGGTTTAGATAGCTTTTCTCGATGATCTCAATTTTCAGTCATTGTTAAGAAGTTCTGTTAAATTCTTATTTCTCTAGTATCAAGCCTATTTGCAGGTTGAGAGGTGAGACCTGTTGACAGGTTCATCCCCTCACCTGAAGTCACGTGTTCCAAGAGGAGGAGAACTTTGGAGAATCTACCTTAACACACTGGGTGAAAAGCAGCTACCAATTGTCACTGAGGGGAAGCAGGAGAGAGCCCCAGCCCTGGAGAGCAACGCTTAAGGAATTCTCCCTTCAGTagaagaaaaaagatttaaatctgTATGGCCTGGTTCTTCTGGTTTTTGGTAAGATATCTTaaagtaaagaaatattttaagtctCTGCAGAGAAATCCTCATTTCTATCTATATTATGAATTGAATTAATAAATTTAATCTGTATTATCAGAGGAGGACATGAGGCTATTTCTTGATTGTGATTTCAGCTATTTTGATTCAGAATAACTAAAAGAGGAAACTAGATTAAAttgactggaaattttttttattcaggAAGACTATGAAGCTAGGAAGGACTCAAAATATTTTAGATCTTTATGCAAAACTCATAACGTGCATGAAGAGTTATATGAAAGTTTTCTATGTCAGCTATTTTAATAGGTTGAAAGGGATTTTTATTCCTTCCTGAACGGAGGCCACAGTGCTAATGAAATTGTCAAGGAAATAAAAGcactatataatttttaaattattgcatttttatttaGATCATGTTAGCTGAAGTCCTATTTTATTCAGAAGTTAGGCACAAATACACACACCAAGATTTCTGTCAATAAGaaactattaattatttattcatcTCCTGCTCAGACATTTCAGAACTCAAACAAGGTTTGAAAGCTTGCGATCCATTTcagaattatttcttttctttctatccaACTGGGTCAATGGCTTAAATCATGatttttgaaaagcaaattctgaggaattcataaaataactatCTTGACCAGTATATTCAGTTATTCTGGCGAATGTGCCCATTTTTGAAATATGATCAGAGTTTGACTGAAGTTTTCATATTGACGAAACATATTGGAAATGGGATAATAAATATAAAGCAAAGAAATTTGTTctatacctacacacacacacaccagtttGATACTTACCTGTAATTTTTCAATCATTTTcccttaactatttttaaaatgaaactttcTGAAAAATTAGTTTTTCTTCAGATGATAAGTAGCTCTCTTTCCATAGTCATTGGCAGTTGGCAGGAAACTATGAAGTTGGACTGCTGATAATCTGTTTATATGTTAAAATTTCCAGCAGCTCTGCCTATGTTTATCTAGAGGACCACTACTGAAGAATGTTGaacttatttgtccttcaaatagAGACcagtatttttaattatttttcaacaCATTGAATAAATTAGTTATTTATTACTACATAGGTAATACCAAAGTCTTTTCCATTAGTCCAACCATCATCCAATGCAAATAACTTCATAAAATATCAGTTAAGTTTTCAATGTAAAGAAAATGCTAACTAATACCTTTTAGTGATTTTTCCATCATTATTCAGAGTGTGAGCACTTTTTCACTTATTCAAAACTTACCTTTGTTTCGACGTTCTGCTTTAGGTACTAGAGACAGAATGAAACCAATAGACATCCTGCCTTTCTCCTTAAAGCTTAGACTAGTGGGGGGCTGGAGTGTTAAGCAATATTTAACTATATGCTGCTTAAGTACAGTTTCTTCTCACAATAATTGTGACAACTCATGAATATTGAGGTAGATCATGTTCAAGCATTGTTCCAAACATCTTACATACATTGCTCTTTTAATCTTGACCCCAAATCTGGGTACTTTTATGGCCCGTATGTTTACAGATATCAAACTGAACCCAGCAGTGTTCTGTAAATTGCATGGGATCAAAAGCTAAACACCTGGCACAGGTGACACATGAACATAACGATTCTACCCAACCTCTTAAGCTCCGTGCTACACTTGTGCTCTTAAGAGTTCTCTACACCTGATATAAGATATGAAATGAGAAGAGACTGTGGGCCAGGGACAACTTCTTTGGGCCAGAAACGTTTAGGAGGCAGCTTAAAGAATGAACAGGAGTTTAGAAAACAAGAGGTTTCCAAGAGCTTAAATAAGAATAAGTTTGACATATGAAAAAACTAAGAGAGGAAAGTAACAGGATGGGGGAAGTGGTTTGTGAGTTGAACATGAGGGTTAGGCAGGAGCCAGATCACACAGGTCTGTTGAGGGCATCTTGAGgaattaaaattttccttattatacTGGAAAGTCATTGGCAAGCATCAAGACATGGAAGGTGTGATGTTATGTGCAGTGAAACAGTGTAAATGGATAGATCATATATATAAGAGACTATTGCCAGAATCTAGAAGAAAAATGGCAGTcttttcaacaatggcagtggtagtggaaattttaaaaagcaaaagataaaaaaaaaatgttgcattcaaGAATGAGGTGAAAAGTTAGGTATTAGGGATGAGTGAGATGATGGTGCCTATGAAAAATGTCAGATCTCTTACATAAACTGGGAGATTGAAGGAGCTTCTCACTAAGatatggaaaaagaagaacaccATTTTCCTCATTCTGACATTAGCCAAATTGTTGTATTATAGGTGAGCTCTCTGACCATGTAAAAGAATAAGGCCACTATATCAAGATAACTAgttttttggagaatcataggaTGATGCAATTTTAGAGTGATATCTATTTGTTATTATCAAGTACATTTGTTAGAAAATCAGTCCCTTAATTTATAAATGAGCTCTCCATGGtcacctacaaaaaaaaaattaataatattaaactgaTCAACAAATAGAATCTGCAATAAATGCCAGATTACTTAACTGCAATATTTAAttaacctgatttttaaaattgttaatatAAATTCTCTCTCGCAGTTTAGTTCATGAATTTCATCAAATATTAAATGATTTAGAAGTTTGCATTGAAAAATGTCCACCTtattattcttcttttccttcttctccttctccttttcctttctcctcctccttctccttcctcctttttctccccctccttccccttaACCAACCCCCTTCTCATTCTAGGACTTAGGCAGTGAAGGATCATGGACCAAAGCAACTATAGTTCTCTCCGTGGTTTTATTCTGCTTGGCTTCACTGACCATCCCAAGCTGGAGGCAATGCTCTCAGGAGTTGTCACCATCTTCTACCTAATCACGTTGGTGGGTAACACGGCCATCATTCTGGCTACACTcctggactcccatctccacacaccaATGTTCTTCTTCCTCAGGAATTTATCTTTCCTGGATCTATGTTTCACCACCAGCATCATCCCCCAGATGCTGGTCAACTTGTGGGGGCCTGACAAGAGCATCAGCTGGGGGGGCTGCATCGTTCAACTCTACGTTTACATGTGGCTGGGCTCCACGGAGTGCCTCCTCCTGGCAGTGATGTCCTACGACCGCTTCACCGCCATTTGTAAGCCCTTGCATTATTTGGTCATCATGAGCCCTCATCTGTGTCTCAGGATGATTACCACGGTCTGGGGCATTAGTCTGGCCAATTCTGTAGTTTTATGTACACTTACTCTGCATTTGCCTAGATGTGGAAACAATATTCTGGACCATTTCTTGTGTGAGTTGCCAGCTATGGTCAGACTAGCCTGTGTAGACACCACAACTGTTGAACTGTCTGTTTTTGCTTTAGGTATTGTCTTTGTCCTTACCCC encodes the following:
- the LOC101422898 gene encoding olfactory receptor 2W1-like encodes the protein MDQSNYSSLRGFILLGFTDHPKLEAMLSGVVTIFYLITLVGNTAIILATLLDSHLHTPMFFFLRNLSFLDLCFTTSIIPQMLVNLWGPDKSISWGGCIVQLYVYMWLGSTECLLLAVMSYDRFTAICKPLHYLVIMSPHLCLRMITTVWGISLANSVVLCTLTLHLPRCGNNILDHFLCELPAMVRLACVDTTTVELSVFALGIVFVLTPLMLILISYGYIAQAMLLMKSKVGQRKAINTCGSHLTVVSIFYGTIIYMYLRPGNSASQDQGKFLTLFYTIVTPSLNPLIYTLRNKDMKDALKKLMRVEHKATKKRRNWRS